A part of Helicobacter fennelliae genomic DNA contains:
- a CDS encoding aryl-sulfate sulfotransferase, which produces MSKVVSSLLVVGAVISSVPNVALAGGGASGPKVQHVAVGKIGEIVVNPYGIAPLTAIIKNGGYELKNAKVTVVGRNGGIDISYKVSDDHLKNHAGIPVFGLYADYKNTVNVEYDRIFNGKVEKIKETYKIYAAPIYGDITGLNEGGVLLSKVAVKKVDPAFKDRLYFINNLSSNPLSSQAVWNNPSGGALEWNFVSQNFIVDTKGEVRWYMLIDKIYDRESIYKAGPMMGFRQNTDGALSWGFGQRYVKYDIMGKEVFDRRLPIGYNDYSHFMYPATAGKSAGHYFMRVASSNYKRPDGKNVRTVRDVIVEVDENGKVVDDWKLFEILDPYRDNIIKVLDQGAVCLNIDASKAGHTMSAEELAKLDESNTFGDVTGSGAGRNWAHVNSVWYDAEDDSIIISSRHQSAMVKIGRDKKVKWIVGAHKGWKDQFKPFLLQPVDEKGNKIVCDDEYTKCPGYTNKAGGFDWTWTQHTAFKIDAKSKGDILYLSAFDNGDSRGMEQPTFPTDKYSRAVIYKIDQKKMTIEQIWEYGKNRGHSYYSPITSITEFHPDTNSVLVYSATAGLNMAQFARMQVSPILQEFKWNPNAKTPEKEPAVELQFSGTPIGYQALPFDIKSALSK; this is translated from the coding sequence ATAAGCAAAGTTGTATCAAGTTTATTGGTCGTGGGAGCGGTCATTTCAAGTGTGCCAAATGTAGCACTTGCAGGTGGTGGCGCAAGTGGTCCTAAAGTCCAGCATGTCGCAGTAGGAAAAATCGGTGAAATTGTCGTAAATCCCTATGGCATCGCACCACTTACAGCAATCATCAAAAATGGTGGCTATGAGCTCAAAAACGCAAAAGTAACGGTTGTAGGCAGAAATGGCGGGATTGACATCAGCTATAAAGTATCTGATGATCATCTCAAAAATCACGCTGGGATTCCGGTATTTGGACTTTATGCGGATTACAAAAACACCGTAAATGTCGAATATGACAGAATCTTTAATGGCAAAGTAGAAAAAATCAAAGAAACTTACAAAATCTATGCTGCACCTATTTATGGAGATATTACAGGACTCAATGAAGGTGGCGTACTGCTTAGCAAAGTCGCAGTCAAAAAAGTCGATCCTGCATTCAAGGATAGATTGTATTTTATCAATAACCTCTCTTCAAATCCTCTCAGCTCACAAGCCGTTTGGAATAACCCATCAGGCGGTGCATTAGAGTGGAATTTCGTATCTCAAAACTTCATCGTTGATACAAAAGGCGAAGTGCGCTGGTATATGCTTATAGACAAAATCTATGATAGAGAATCCATCTACAAAGCAGGTCCGATGATGGGATTCCGTCAAAACACTGATGGTGCGCTCTCTTGGGGATTTGGTCAAAGATATGTCAAATACGACATTATGGGTAAAGAAGTCTTTGATCGTAGATTGCCAATCGGCTACAATGACTATTCACATTTTATGTATCCAGCCACAGCAGGCAAATCAGCAGGGCATTACTTTATGAGAGTTGCAAGCTCAAACTACAAACGTCCTGATGGCAAAAATGTGCGAACCGTGCGAGATGTGATCGTAGAAGTCGATGAAAATGGAAAAGTTGTCGATGATTGGAAATTGTTTGAGATTCTCGATCCATACAGAGACAATATCATCAAAGTGCTTGATCAAGGTGCTGTGTGCTTAAATATCGATGCAAGTAAAGCAGGACACACTATGAGTGCTGAAGAATTAGCAAAACTTGATGAAAGCAATACATTTGGTGATGTTACAGGAAGTGGTGCAGGACGCAACTGGGCGCATGTCAATAGTGTATGGTATGATGCAGAAGATGACTCAATCATTATCTCTTCACGACATCAATCAGCAATGGTTAAAATTGGTCGTGATAAAAAAGTAAAATGGATTGTTGGAGCACATAAAGGCTGGAAAGATCAATTCAAACCATTCCTTTTGCAACCTGTTGATGAAAAAGGTAATAAAATCGTATGTGATGATGAATACACTAAATGCCCCGGATATACAAACAAAGCTGGTGGATTTGACTGGACTTGGACACAACATACAGCATTTAAAATCGATGCAAAATCAAAAGGTGATATTTTATATCTTTCAGCATTTGATAATGGAGACTCAAGAGGAATGGAGCAACCAACATTTCCTACAGATAAATACTCTCGTGCTGTAATTTACAAAATCGATCAAAAGAAAATGACAATCGAACAAATCTGGGAATATGGTAAAAATAGAGGTCATTCTTACTATTCACCAATTACATCAATTACAGAATTCCACCCTGATACAAACTCTGTGCTTGTATATTCTGCGACAGCAGGGCTTAATATGGCTCAATTTGCAAGAATGCAAGTATCGCCTATTTTGCAAGAATTCAAATGGAATCCAAATGCAAAAACTCCTGAAAAAGAGCCTGCAGTCGAACTTCAATTCTCAGGCACTCCTATTGGCTATCAAGCACTTCCATTTGATATAAAAAGTGCATTAAGCAAATAA
- a CDS encoding TonB-dependent receptor plug domain-containing protein, translated as MTNQTAQDSNQDSGMQDSTKEDSSTSSQAQTQTPTSTQNQAPISSQTTSSQPTSQGIETRELGRQVVSASGYAQDIKDAPASISVISKEELETKPYRDLGEAVADIPGVDIQRGKTGGFTISMRGFESKYTLFLVDGKRQNPSDGFNLNGFDAVNTSFMPPISMIERIEVIRGPASTLYGSDAIGGVINVITKKNPDKLAGSISLDSIFQEDRITWGNSHSVNGYLAVPIIKNTLSLSVRGKVYSKESSFLQLPNGSAQGNTAGLYDIYNLGGRLNYTINNKNNLYLDGEYYLQKASGSSLYGQATTDTSSAKQLCAD; from the coding sequence TTGACAAATCAAACAGCACAAGATTCTAATCAGGATTCTGGAATGCAAGATTCCACAAAAGAAGATTCTAGCACTTCATCACAAGCACAAACCCAAACTCCAACCTCAACCCAAAATCAAGCCCCAATCTCATCTCAAACTACTTCATCTCAACCCACTTCGCAAGGTATCGAAACAAGAGAGCTTGGGCGACAAGTTGTAAGCGCGAGTGGTTATGCACAAGACATCAAAGACGCACCTGCGAGTATTAGCGTGATAAGTAAAGAGGAGCTAGAGACCAAGCCCTATCGTGATTTGGGCGAGGCAGTCGCGGACATTCCTGGCGTGGATATTCAGCGCGGGAAAACAGGAGGCTTTACTATTTCAATGCGCGGATTTGAGTCTAAATATACACTCTTTCTTGTCGATGGCAAAAGACAAAATCCAAGCGATGGCTTCAATCTCAATGGCTTTGATGCAGTAAATACGAGCTTTATGCCACCAATTAGCATGATTGAGCGCATTGAAGTTATCCGCGGACCTGCCTCCACACTTTATGGCTCAGACGCGATAGGCGGTGTCATCAATGTAATCACAAAGAAAAATCCTGATAAACTCGCAGGCTCAATTAGCCTAGATTCTATCTTTCAAGAGGATAGAATCACTTGGGGAAATTCTCATAGTGTCAATGGCTATCTCGCAGTGCCAATTATCAAAAATACCCTCTCGCTTTCAGTAAGAGGTAAAGTGTATTCTAAAGAATCTAGTTTCTTACAGCTTCCAAATGGTAGCGCACAAGGCAATACTGCAGGACTTTATGATATTTATAATCTCGGCGGACGCCTAAACTACACAATTAATAATAAAAACAATCTCTATCTTGATGGCGAATACTACTTACAAAAAGCAAGTGGCTCTAGCCTCTATGGGCAGGCTACCACAGATACAAGCAGTGCAAAGCAATTATGTGCGGATTAA
- a CDS encoding helix-turn-helix domain-containing protein codes for MKSKGEKLKELRSAYKLSQAEFADKVGSTKAAIHSYEHNFNQIPKTIMQKITQATGIGLEYFESNMSLEAAFATYNIDTTNPKMKGK; via the coding sequence ATGAAAAGCAAAGGCGAAAAACTCAAAGAATTACGAAGTGCCTATAAACTCTCTCAAGCAGAATTTGCCGATAAAGTAGGCTCTACAAAAGCAGCAATCCACTCCTATGAGCATAATTTCAACCAAATTCCAAAAACGATAATGCAAAAAATCACGCAAGCTACAGGCATAGGGTTAGAATATTTTGAAAGCAATATGAGCTTAGAAGCAGCATTTGCTACATACAACATAGATACCACTAACCCTAAAATGAAAGGCAAATAA
- a CDS encoding AAA family ATPase, translated as MRDNIAFIRDIKQISKQESIFKKHKDEYKIIFEILGKIIGGKYKATDAGILFQPKGSKKAYNIEIASSSVRSLLMLNYYIFHIANKNDILMIDEPELNLHPKNQILVARLLVLLVNEGIKVFITTHSDYIVRELSNCIMLNNLSNEQIQKIKKQGYSKEYGLESKKVKAYLAENIKGKNTLRAVEIRQDLGIFMETFDEPIDLQNENQGLIFEEVMRGKRSGDDK; from the coding sequence GTGAGAGATAATATAGCATTCATTAGAGATATTAAACAAATATCAAAACAAGAGAGTATTTTTAAAAAACACAAAGATGAATATAAAATAATTTTTGAAATTTTAGGCAAGATTATTGGAGGAAAATATAAGGCAACAGATGCTGGAATTTTATTTCAACCTAAAGGTTCAAAAAAGGCTTATAATATTGAAATAGCTTCTAGCTCCGTGCGTTCTTTGTTGATGTTAAATTATTATATTTTTCATATTGCGAATAAAAATGATATTTTAATGATAGATGAGCCGGAGCTTAATCTTCACCCTAAAAATCAGATTCTTGTAGCAAGACTGCTTGTTTTGCTTGTGAATGAGGGAATCAAGGTGTTTATCACAACGCATAGCGATTATATCGTGCGAGAATTGAGTAATTGTATAATGCTGAATAATCTTTCAAATGAGCAAATTCAAAAAATTAAAAAGCAAGGATATAGCAAAGAATATGGCTTAGAATCTAAAAAGGTAAAAGCATATTTAGCAGAAAATATCAAAGGTAAAAATACTTTAAGGGCGGTAGAGATTAGACAAGATCTAGGTATTTTTATGGAGACTTTTGATGAGCCCATTGACTTACAAAACGAGAATCAGGGATTGATTTTTGAAGAAGTTATGAGGGGTAAAAGGAGTGGTGATGACAAATAG